The proteins below are encoded in one region of Sulfolobus islandicus Y.N.15.51:
- a CDS encoding sulfurtransferase, which yields MSQVQEQQVIVDNKWVLDHLKDQKVRIVEVDYDPNTAYNVWHIPGAVLVRWREDLRHPVLRDFIEPSQFEKLMESKGISNNTTIVLYGDYNNWFAVYAFWLFKSYGHDDVRILNGGRTKWAKENLPTEQGAKEPQYPKGSYKVKKVDWGSHRAFFWEVLQKITKGEVGRTTILVDVRSPKEYTGEIRAPPEYADEQTQVGGHIPGAVSFPWAQAVNPDTGEFKSIEELRRLVESAGITPEKEIITYCRIGERASHTWFVLKYLLGYPAVRVYDGSWAEWGNIVGAPVKKGTEP from the coding sequence ATGAGTCAAGTACAAGAACAACAAGTAATAGTAGACAATAAGTGGGTGTTAGATCATTTAAAAGATCAGAAGGTTAGAATCGTGGAAGTAGACTATGATCCAAATACGGCTTATAATGTATGGCATATTCCTGGAGCAGTTCTAGTAAGGTGGAGGGAAGACTTAAGACACCCGGTCTTAAGGGACTTCATAGAACCTAGTCAGTTTGAGAAGTTAATGGAGTCAAAGGGAATAAGTAATAACACTACTATAGTGCTATATGGTGATTATAATAACTGGTTTGCAGTTTATGCCTTTTGGTTGTTTAAGTCTTACGGCCATGATGATGTCAGAATTTTAAATGGCGGGAGGACTAAATGGGCTAAGGAGAATTTACCTACAGAACAAGGGGCAAAAGAACCTCAATATCCTAAAGGCAGTTATAAGGTTAAGAAGGTAGATTGGGGTAGCCATAGGGCTTTCTTCTGGGAAGTTCTTCAGAAGATAACCAAGGGTGAAGTGGGGAGAACTACCATACTAGTTGACGTTAGGTCTCCCAAAGAGTACACTGGTGAAATTAGAGCTCCTCCAGAATACGCTGATGAACAAACTCAAGTAGGTGGGCATATACCCGGTGCTGTAAGTTTTCCATGGGCTCAAGCTGTTAACCCAGATACTGGTGAGTTCAAGTCTATAGAGGAGTTGAGAAGATTAGTTGAGAGTGCTGGTATAACTCCAGAAAAGGAGATAATTACGTATTGTAGAATAGGAGAGAGGGCTTCCCATACTTGGTTCGTTCTAAAATACCTTCTGGGATATCCAGCTGTTAGAGTATATGATGGCTCTTGGGCAGAATGGGGAAACATTGTAGGAGCTCCAGTTAAGAAAGGAACTGAACCATGA
- a CDS encoding phosphoadenylyl-sulfate reductase, with amino-acid sequence MLSKEELDSLNKWFEDKEPLEVLKWGIEKFHPKIVLACSLQAEDLVILDMLSKVVEKPKVFIIDTGRLHQESYELIEEINKKYNTDLRIYFPDYKEVEALVNKHGINLFYRSVELRKACCEVRKVLPLRRALEGMQAWITGLRREQNFTRGGIKKIEIDEVNGGIVKLNPLADWTWEQVWEYIKKNNVPYNKLYDKGYKSIGCVPCTRPVKPWEHPRAGRWWWEQNSDKECGLHYRGVK; translated from the coding sequence ATGCTTAGCAAAGAGGAGTTAGACTCTCTAAACAAATGGTTTGAAGATAAGGAACCATTAGAAGTGTTGAAATGGGGAATTGAGAAATTTCATCCTAAAATAGTCTTAGCATGCAGTCTTCAGGCTGAAGATTTAGTAATACTGGATATGTTAAGTAAGGTAGTTGAAAAACCAAAGGTTTTCATAATAGATACTGGTAGACTTCATCAAGAGAGTTATGAGTTAATAGAGGAGATAAACAAAAAATATAACACTGATTTAAGGATATATTTTCCAGACTATAAAGAGGTAGAAGCTCTAGTCAATAAACACGGAATAAATCTATTTTATAGAAGTGTTGAACTTAGAAAAGCATGCTGCGAAGTGAGGAAAGTTCTCCCCCTTAGAAGAGCATTAGAGGGAATGCAGGCTTGGATAACTGGGCTAAGAAGAGAACAAAATTTCACGAGAGGGGGAATTAAGAAGATAGAAATAGATGAGGTTAATGGAGGTATAGTTAAGTTAAACCCCTTGGCTGACTGGACATGGGAACAAGTATGGGAATACATAAAGAAAAACAACGTGCCCTACAATAAACTTTACGATAAGGGTTATAAGAGCATAGGATGCGTACCATGTACTAGACCAGTAAAACCGTGGGAGCATCCAAGAGCTGGTAGATGGTGGTGGGAGCAGAATAGTGACAAGGAGTGTGGACTTCACTATAGAGGGGTGAAGTGA
- a CDS encoding RNA-guided endonuclease InsQ/TnpB family protein: MKLRVRVDYSTYSALKEVEKEYREVLEEAINYGLSNKTTSFTRIKAGVYKTEREKHKDLPSHYIYTACEDASERLDSFEKLKKRGKSYTEKPSVRRVTIHLDDHLWKFNLDRISISTKRSRILISPTFPKIFWRYYNKGWLIASEARFRLMKGNVVEFYVIFKKDVKPYEPKGFIPVDLNENSVSVLVDGKPMLLETNTKKITLGYEYRRKLTITGKSTKDREVRRKLKRLRERDKKVDIRRKLAKLIVKEAFESRSVIVLEDLPRRTPEHMIKDVKDKQLRLRIYRSAFSSMKNAIIEKAREFGVPVVLVNPSYTSTVCPVHGAKIVYQLDGGHAPRVGVCEKGKEKWHRDVVALYNLAKRAGDVSPVPLGSKESHDPPTVSKWLRAKSLHSIMNEHKMIEMKV; the protein is encoded by the coding sequence GTGAAGTTAAGGGTTAGGGTTGACTATTCTACATACTCAGCACTTAAGGAGGTCGAGAAGGAGTACAGAGAGGTTCTAGAGGAGGCAATAAATTATGGGCTGTCAAACAAGACTACCTCCTTCACCAGGATTAAAGCTGGAGTTTACAAGACTGAGAGGGAGAAACATAAGGACTTACCCTCACACTACATCTACACAGCTTGTGAGGATGCAAGCGAGAGATTAGACAGTTTTGAGAAGTTGAAGAAGAGAGGTAAAAGTTACACTGAGAAACCGTCTGTGAGGAGAGTTACTATTCACCTCGACGATCATCTGTGGAAGTTCAACCTTGATAGGATTTCAATTTCCACAAAGAGGAGTAGGATTCTCATTTCACCAACCTTCCCTAAGATCTTCTGGAGATATTATAATAAGGGTTGGTTGATTGCGAGTGAGGCCAGGTTTAGGCTGATGAAGGGAAATGTTGTAGAGTTCTACGTCATTTTTAAGAAGGATGTTAAACCTTATGAACCTAAGGGTTTCATCCCAGTTGATCTAAATGAGAATTCAGTCTCTGTATTAGTTGATGGAAAACCGATGCTTTTAGAGACTAACACTAAGAAAATTACTCTGGGGTATGAGTATAGGAGGAAGTTGACAATCACTGGTAAGTCAACTAAGGATAGGGAAGTGAGGAGGAAGTTAAAGAGGCTGAGGGAGAGGGATAAGAAAGTAGACATTAGGAGGAAATTAGCCAAGCTGATCGTTAAAGAGGCTTTTGAAAGTAGGAGTGTCATAGTTTTAGAGGACTTGCCTAGGAGAACTCCGGAGCATATGATAAAGGACGTGAAGGATAAACAACTTAGGTTGAGGATTTATAGATCTGCATTTTCCTCAATGAAGAACGCTATTATTGAGAAGGCTAGGGAGTTTGGTGTCCCCGTGGTCTTAGTTAACCCATCTTATACTTCCACTGTTTGCCCAGTTCATGGGGCGAAGATCGTTTACCAACTCGATGGGGGCCATGCCCCAAGGGTTGGTGTTTGTGAGAAGGGGAAGGAAAAGTGGCATAGGGATGTAGTTGCACTGTACAACTTAGCGAAGAGGGCTGGAGATGTGAGCCCCGTGCCGTTGGGCTCGAAGGAGTCCCATGACCCACCTACAGTAAGTAAGTGGTTGAGGGCTAAGTCCCTACACTCGATCATGAATGAACATAAAATGATTGAAATGAAAGTGTAG
- a CDS encoding NAD(P)/FAD-dependent oxidoreductase, whose product MKRLVVVGGGNAGTLIANLLAGKLEITVIEPNEYHTYQPGLVDYITGEVDETKIQMPTRLLLKPSVEWVRAKATKIIPEDRAVVAEDGKTYEGDYLVIAIGGQNKDIYNLKGYHGIDDSKVIRNEVLNPRGKNFVIGSLPGIIKCPAAPWELSFLMKRKYPDANVSVIVPAKQPPPLQVPMSNMFNKKANELGIKVYKGFVIEEVNHNERYVVSTEGDKINFDHLIIDTPISTNFPEFADKSGLIPVDKSTLVYRDGVFVVGDANNTPTPKTGAAAHFQAEVVVNNILAEIEGNRSKESYDGTAMCAVYSGPNEGMLVWLNYEKSKALGPTSIYRYMKKAFTSLYWASLSGGVDFVLKPLVESVRKN is encoded by the coding sequence ATGAAAAGATTAGTCGTAGTAGGAGGGGGAAATGCAGGAACGTTAATAGCAAATCTGTTAGCGGGAAAATTAGAAATTACAGTAATAGAGCCAAATGAATATCACACTTATCAACCTGGATTAGTGGATTATATTACTGGGGAGGTAGATGAGACTAAAATACAAATGCCTACTAGATTATTATTAAAACCATCTGTAGAATGGGTAAGGGCTAAAGCTACCAAAATAATACCAGAAGATAGGGCTGTAGTAGCTGAGGACGGAAAAACATATGAGGGCGATTACTTAGTAATAGCAATTGGAGGTCAAAATAAAGACATATATAACTTAAAAGGCTATCATGGAATTGATGACTCTAAAGTAATTAGGAATGAGGTTTTAAATCCAAGAGGAAAAAACTTCGTTATTGGGTCTCTTCCGGGAATAATAAAGTGTCCAGCTGCACCATGGGAATTATCATTTTTGATGAAGAGAAAATATCCAGATGCTAATGTCAGTGTAATAGTCCCAGCTAAACAACCACCACCATTACAAGTTCCAATGTCAAACATGTTTAATAAGAAGGCTAACGAGTTAGGAATAAAAGTATATAAAGGATTTGTGATAGAAGAAGTGAACCATAACGAGAGATACGTGGTATCAACTGAGGGAGATAAGATCAATTTTGATCACTTGATTATAGATACGCCAATCTCAACGAATTTTCCAGAATTTGCAGATAAGTCTGGATTAATTCCAGTTGATAAGAGCACTTTAGTTTATAGGGATGGCGTCTTCGTGGTCGGTGATGCTAATAATACCCCGACACCTAAAACTGGTGCTGCTGCCCACTTTCAAGCTGAGGTTGTTGTAAATAATATACTAGCTGAGATAGAGGGAAATAGGAGTAAAGAGAGTTACGATGGTACTGCAATGTGTGCAGTTTACTCTGGACCAAATGAAGGTATGTTAGTTTGGTTAAACTACGAGAAGAGCAAGGCCTTAGGACCTACATCAATTTATCGTTATATGAAAAAAGCGTTCACTAGCTTATATTGGGCCAGTTTAAGCGGTGGAGTCGACTTTGTCCTAAAGCCTTTAGTCGAATCTGTTAGGAAGAATTAA
- the sdx gene encoding sulredoxin, which yields MVWKRTISAKALEKAKSAAVKVEDKVVFIANIKGVLYAMDAVCSHARCILGQLDEEKLTVKCYCHHALFDLRSGQMLEPPYVAPDAPKEKLGLKTYQIRDNGGWIEVDI from the coding sequence ATGGTCTGGAAAAGAACTATATCCGCAAAAGCCTTAGAAAAAGCGAAAAGTGCAGCAGTTAAGGTAGAAGATAAAGTTGTTTTTATAGCTAATATTAAGGGAGTGTTATACGCTATGGATGCAGTGTGTTCACACGCAAGGTGTATTTTAGGTCAACTAGATGAAGAGAAACTTACTGTAAAGTGTTATTGTCATCATGCATTGTTTGATTTAAGGAGTGGTCAAATGCTAGAACCACCATATGTTGCCCCAGATGCGCCAAAGGAAAAATTAGGATTAAAAACGTATCAAATAAGAGATAATGGCGGTTGGATAGAAGTGGATATTTAA
- a CDS encoding DUF6955 family protein yields the protein MKIYIWLSEEMSRKLEELELNYAREVLGGMKRIEIDVEQEIVEEIVKLFPNAKVDSSTTKSIELLPRSFKNEILRIIVEKRIEPKKALMEAIKRLNGDI from the coding sequence ATGAAAATATACATTTGGCTTAGTGAGGAAATGAGTAGAAAATTGGAGGAATTAGAATTGAATTACGCAAGGGAGGTATTGGGAGGGATGAAGCGTATAGAAATAGATGTGGAACAAGAGATAGTAGAAGAAATAGTTAAGCTGTTTCCTAACGCGAAAGTAGATTCTTCAACTACAAAATCAATTGAGCTTCTGCCTAGGAGTTTCAAAAATGAGATATTGAGGATAATCGTGGAAAAGAGAATTGAACCGAAGAAAGCCCTAATGGAAGCCATAAAAAGATTAAATGGTGATATTTAA
- the cobA gene encoding uroporphyrinogen-III C-methyltransferase, with protein MGKVVLVGAGPGDPELITLKGIKYLQMADVIVYDKLVSRELISYAKPSCSVILLSSDDIEIELLRRYALENKLVIRLKNGDPYVFGRGGKICQELIKDGIECEVVPGVSSVNSVPAYAGIPLTFNGISDMITVISAVTKGGRLFDFEKIPADGTLVVLMGGKRLEEVSKELMTKRDPSEEVAVIQRGTYFDQKVNVINLRELTKIGNLATPSMLVLGDVVKLRCILWKSS; from the coding sequence ATAGGTAAGGTAGTTTTAGTAGGTGCTGGTCCAGGAGACCCTGAACTAATAACGTTAAAGGGTATTAAATACTTACAAATGGCTGATGTAATAGTTTACGATAAGTTAGTATCTAGAGAGCTAATTAGTTACGCTAAGCCATCTTGTAGCGTTATACTACTTAGTAGTGACGATATTGAAATTGAGTTACTGAGGAGGTACGCTTTGGAAAATAAACTAGTAATAAGGTTAAAAAATGGAGATCCTTACGTGTTTGGAAGGGGAGGGAAAATTTGCCAAGAGTTAATTAAAGATGGCATAGAGTGTGAAGTGGTACCGGGAGTTTCATCAGTTAACTCAGTTCCAGCATATGCTGGAATACCGCTTACTTTCAACGGTATCTCTGATATGATAACAGTTATAAGTGCTGTTACAAAAGGTGGTAGGCTCTTTGACTTTGAAAAAATTCCAGCTGATGGGACTTTAGTAGTTTTAATGGGCGGTAAAAGATTAGAGGAGGTAAGTAAAGAGCTAATGACAAAGAGGGATCCTTCTGAAGAGGTTGCAGTTATACAAAGAGGAACTTATTTTGACCAGAAAGTAAACGTTATCAACTTGAGGGAATTAACTAAAATTGGTAATTTAGCTACTCCCTCCATGCTGGTTTTAGGAGATGTTGTTAAATTGAGATGTATTTTATGGAAATCTAGTTGA
- the sat gene encoding sulfate adenylyltransferase, whose amino-acid sequence MNLIGHGKVEIVERIRRISDFEELQKIEVKRQLAHEIVSIAYGFLSPLKGFMNYEEVDSVVENMRLPNDVLWPIPIMFDYSQNEIVKEGDTIGITYLGKPLAVMEVKEIFKYDKVKLAEKVYKTRDIKHPGVKRTLSYADAFLAGDVWLIREPQFTSPYSEFWLTPRMHRVIFEKKGWKKIVAFQTRNVPHTGHEYLMKFAWFAANENQKVHEPRTGILVNVVIGEKRIGDYIDEAILLTHEALSKYGYISKKVHLLSFTLWDMRYAGPREALLHAIIRSNLGCTHHVFGRDHAGVGNYYSPYEAHQIFDNINEDDLLIKPIFLRENYYCPICGSIENEILCDHKDEKQEFSGSLIRSIVLDEVKPTKMVMRPEVYEVLMKAAKQYGFGSPFVTEEYLEKRQSIVG is encoded by the coding sequence GTGAATCTAATAGGGCACGGCAAGGTTGAGATAGTTGAGAGAATAAGAAGGATTTCAGACTTTGAAGAACTGCAAAAAATTGAAGTGAAGAGACAGTTAGCCCATGAGATAGTAAGTATAGCTTATGGTTTTTTATCTCCACTAAAGGGTTTCATGAACTATGAGGAAGTGGATTCTGTAGTGGAAAACATGAGATTACCAAACGACGTATTATGGCCAATACCAATAATGTTCGATTATAGCCAAAATGAAATTGTCAAGGAGGGGGATACTATAGGGATAACTTATTTAGGAAAACCATTGGCAGTCATGGAAGTAAAGGAGATCTTCAAATACGATAAGGTGAAATTGGCTGAGAAGGTCTATAAGACTAGAGATATTAAGCATCCTGGAGTGAAAAGAACATTAAGCTACGCAGATGCGTTCTTAGCGGGAGATGTTTGGCTTATTAGGGAACCACAGTTTACTTCACCATACTCCGAATTCTGGTTAACTCCTAGAATGCATAGAGTAATTTTTGAAAAGAAGGGTTGGAAAAAAATAGTTGCATTCCAGACTAGGAACGTTCCCCATACTGGTCATGAATACTTAATGAAGTTTGCTTGGTTTGCAGCGAATGAGAATCAGAAGGTTCATGAACCTAGGACAGGTATCCTAGTAAATGTTGTCATTGGGGAGAAGAGAATAGGTGACTACATAGATGAGGCAATTCTTTTAACTCATGAGGCATTATCTAAATACGGTTACATAAGTAAGAAAGTGCATTTACTTTCATTTACTTTATGGGATATGAGGTATGCTGGACCTAGAGAAGCTTTGCTTCACGCTATAATTAGGAGTAATTTAGGATGTACCCATCATGTCTTTGGTAGGGATCATGCGGGGGTTGGGAATTATTATTCACCTTATGAGGCACATCAAATATTTGACAACATCAATGAAGACGACTTGTTAATAAAGCCGATATTCTTAAGGGAAAACTATTACTGCCCAATATGTGGTAGTATAGAAAACGAAATACTTTGTGATCACAAGGATGAGAAACAAGAGTTTAGTGGCAGTTTGATAAGGAGTATAGTATTAGATGAGGTAAAGCCAACTAAGATGGTAATGAGGCCAGAAGTATATGAGGTTTTAATGAAAGCGGCAAAGCAATATGGGTTCGGGAGTCCTTTCGTGACTGAAGAATACCTAGAGAAGAGACAGAGTATAGTAGGGTGA
- a CDS encoding nitrite/sulfite reductase yields MRIPIEPNFRTDPKDYSEEERVKLKTKGLTEDTIGIYSSFHDFTRDDLEKEVSLIAKSFGIYMEFNRDKMKSNAIKDWIYMVRLPIPGGGPIRLDQWRILDDVSNKYTISDAYTGYPLPSLKLTTRQAIQFHHVKKKDLPNLIREIAESGFLTINGCGDNLRNTIACPLSKFWIFDSNTLARKIADYFRLPSELYLQVFEIPLSEERQFNNEESFKYADNLLPRKFKIGIAGVMRTIDGKYIIDNCVEVRANDIGIVPLIEGEKVIGYQIYVGGSMGENNSYPTFSALGLPIGTVSKDKELLRVLDAIVRLHEQWGDRKNRHWARFKYVVYKMGLEWVREKVWEYSGIRLCKIVNVNLDHSDLHLGWIDLGNSEWAYGVFVEDGRLIDGKNGKVKSMIRYIADNFHNLTFYITPGQHLLITEIDDDQREEIEKTLRDFNYGFRDGKPYSNLRTNSIACVGFPTCKLSFTDSERFLPSLIDELERRGWKDIPVSIGLSGCVAQCSRPAVHPISWIGSGYELYMLKIGGGNGNLGEPLIDWDENVIYLYQVPANRLADVTEALFELYERNKDISEEPGKVFRVIGNRKIIEWLKSHEKTRDLMRPHKFNKKIEGYREYHDLLRKRLEEVNRYR; encoded by the coding sequence GTGAGGATTCCCATAGAGCCCAATTTTAGAACAGATCCTAAGGATTACAGTGAGGAAGAGAGAGTAAAGCTGAAAACGAAGGGATTAACTGAGGATACCATAGGGATATATTCATCATTTCATGATTTTACTAGGGACGACCTCGAGAAGGAAGTATCTTTGATAGCTAAAAGTTTTGGAATTTATATGGAATTCAATAGGGATAAGATGAAATCAAACGCAATAAAAGACTGGATCTACATGGTAAGGTTACCGATTCCAGGAGGAGGTCCAATAAGACTTGACCAATGGAGAATTTTAGATGATGTTTCAAATAAGTATACCATATCAGATGCATATACTGGATATCCTTTACCTTCTCTGAAACTAACCACGAGACAAGCTATTCAATTTCACCATGTAAAGAAAAAGGATTTGCCTAACCTTATAAGGGAGATTGCAGAATCTGGCTTTCTTACCATAAATGGCTGTGGGGATAATTTAAGGAATACGATAGCTTGTCCACTTTCCAAGTTTTGGATTTTCGACTCAAATACGCTCGCTAGAAAAATTGCTGACTACTTTAGATTACCTTCAGAGCTGTATCTTCAAGTTTTTGAAATACCTCTTTCTGAAGAAAGGCAATTTAATAATGAAGAATCCTTCAAATATGCTGATAATCTTCTACCCAGAAAGTTTAAGATTGGAATAGCTGGAGTAATGAGGACAATTGACGGAAAGTACATAATTGACAATTGCGTTGAGGTTCGAGCTAACGATATAGGCATAGTCCCTCTAATAGAAGGGGAAAAGGTAATAGGTTATCAGATATACGTTGGTGGATCAATGGGTGAAAATAACTCCTATCCCACTTTTTCAGCCCTCGGACTTCCAATTGGGACTGTATCTAAAGATAAGGAGTTATTGAGAGTATTGGATGCAATTGTGAGACTACACGAGCAATGGGGAGATAGGAAGAATAGGCATTGGGCTAGGTTTAAGTACGTTGTATATAAAATGGGATTAGAGTGGGTAAGGGAAAAAGTATGGGAATATTCAGGAATTCGATTATGTAAAATAGTGAATGTAAACTTAGATCATAGTGACTTACACTTGGGATGGATAGACTTAGGTAATAGCGAGTGGGCTTATGGTGTTTTCGTTGAAGACGGTAGACTAATAGATGGAAAAAACGGTAAGGTAAAGAGTATGATCAGATACATTGCGGATAATTTCCATAATTTAACGTTTTACATAACTCCAGGTCAGCACTTATTAATTACGGAAATAGACGATGATCAGAGGGAGGAAATTGAGAAAACACTAAGGGATTTCAACTATGGCTTTAGAGATGGAAAACCTTACTCGAATTTAAGAACGAATTCGATTGCATGTGTAGGATTTCCAACATGTAAATTATCATTTACAGATTCCGAAAGATTCCTTCCGAGTCTAATTGACGAGTTGGAGAGAAGAGGATGGAAAGATATTCCAGTTTCAATAGGACTATCGGGATGTGTCGCTCAATGTTCGAGACCAGCCGTTCATCCCATTAGTTGGATTGGTAGTGGATATGAGCTCTATATGTTAAAGATAGGTGGAGGAAACGGTAATTTGGGAGAGCCGCTAATTGACTGGGATGAAAATGTAATTTACCTATATCAAGTTCCAGCCAATAGATTAGCAGACGTGACTGAAGCGTTGTTTGAATTATACGAGAGAAATAAGGATATAAGTGAGGAACCAGGAAAAGTATTCAGAGTAATAGGTAATAGGAAGATAATTGAATGGTTAAAGAGCCATGAGAAGACTAGAGACCTAATGAGACCTCATAAGTTTAATAAAAAGATCGAGGGTTATAGGGAATATCACGACTTGTTGAGAAAGCGTTTGGAAGAGGTGAATAGGTATAGGTAA
- a CDS encoding SLAC1 family transporter: protein MAINLFIIKLSIICMNLTDILGQPICFTMLMGIAGISIASYLGKLTLLSLISFWIALVFLILLTSFFILNLKRLKYEMVDLISIISGLTLLITRLRLSYPSPFYFIPLMILSIFYFVIAYKVFVSLKQVTFKHHLLGVAITLLSIGLRSYITLLSLIFASIGILIYFTITALILKSIMTTKRDIIGIINGATWIQMGLSALISFAITPFSKLVSLVFYYLALFLLPIVILVSILKLISVKIIRYHPSLWSVIFPQAVFSTDTFSLIREHLIVLPILYDVSFSVLLSAFSLFILFLSFTIFSVTR from the coding sequence GTGGCGATAAATCTTTTTATCATTAAACTATCAATTATTTGTATGAATCTCACTGACATTCTAGGACAGCCAATATGTTTCACAATGCTTATGGGTATTGCCGGAATATCGATAGCATCATATTTAGGTAAATTAACCCTACTCTCATTAATCTCATTTTGGATTGCCCTAGTATTTTTAATCCTCCTAACTTCTTTCTTCATTCTTAATCTAAAAAGATTGAAATACGAAATGGTTGACCTTATCTCAATAATTTCAGGTCTTACCTTACTCATTACTAGGTTACGTTTATCTTACCCTTCTCCATTCTATTTCATTCCCCTTATGATATTATCAATCTTTTATTTCGTAATTGCATATAAGGTGTTTGTGTCACTTAAACAAGTAACGTTTAAACATCACTTACTAGGAGTTGCAATCACACTTCTTTCAATCGGCCTAAGAAGTTACATAACTCTATTGTCGCTAATATTTGCAAGCATAGGTATTTTAATATACTTTACAATAACTGCTCTCATACTGAAGAGCATTATGACTACAAAAAGAGATATAATTGGGATTATAAATGGAGCTACGTGGATCCAAATGGGATTATCTGCACTTATCTCTTTTGCAATCACCCCTTTTTCTAAATTAGTAAGCTTGGTTTTCTACTACTTAGCATTATTTCTCTTACCCATAGTAATATTGGTAAGCATATTGAAATTAATTTCTGTCAAAATTATAAGATATCATCCATCTCTATGGTCAGTAATCTTTCCACAAGCTGTTTTCTCAACTGACACATTTAGCCTCATAAGGGAACACCTTATCGTTTTACCTATCTTATACGATGTTTCCTTTTCTGTATTGCTTTCGGCCTTTTCCTTATTTATACTATTCCTTTCTTTTACAATATTTTCAGTAACAAGATAA
- a CDS encoding MBL fold metallo-hydrolase: MPCRGLHAIPAGPPEFPELATVYVICGEKLNVMIDAGVTNSIMDSSFLDKLDLVILTHIHIDHIGLLPEILDRYKNVKVMVRSGFKKFLTTDDGVKRLNESSEKVLGDLYYIYGEFTKIDPDKVVEVEGGEMIDLGDGKTLKVIYTPGHAKHHISVISEDILFTGDSGGAYFNGIVIPTTPPPLDYDNYVNSLRLQISLKPKVVGLAHGGLVSPNVLEQHLEQMLGKESLNISEEIDIGGIGGEILRKQVEVNLRGLNEALERRRKI, from the coding sequence ATGCCTTGTAGAGGTTTACACGCAATACCAGCTGGTCCTCCAGAGTTTCCCGAACTAGCAACAGTTTACGTAATTTGTGGGGAGAAGCTTAACGTAATGATAGACGCTGGTGTTACAAATTCAATTATGGACTCCTCTTTTTTAGACAAACTTGATCTCGTTATATTGACACACATTCATATAGATCATATTGGGCTATTACCAGAAATTTTAGATAGGTATAAGAATGTTAAAGTTATGGTAAGAAGTGGTTTTAAAAAGTTTTTGACAACTGACGATGGGGTAAAGAGATTGAATGAGAGCTCAGAGAAAGTATTGGGAGATCTTTATTATATTTACGGCGAGTTCACAAAAATAGATCCAGACAAAGTGGTCGAGGTTGAGGGTGGAGAGATGATTGATCTTGGAGATGGAAAGACTTTGAAGGTAATTTATACCCCAGGCCATGCTAAACACCACATTTCCGTAATAAGTGAAGATATTTTATTCACTGGGGATAGTGGGGGAGCTTACTTTAACGGTATCGTGATCCCAACAACTCCCCCACCATTAGACTACGATAATTACGTTAATAGTTTAAGGTTACAAATTTCCTTAAAACCTAAGGTGGTTGGCTTAGCTCATGGTGGACTTGTAAGTCCTAACGTATTAGAACAACACCTAGAGCAAATGTTGGGTAAAGAGAGTTTGAATATTAGTGAAGAAATTGATATTGGAGGTATAGGCGGGGAAATTCTTAGGAAACAAGTAGAGGTCAACTTGAGAGGCCTAAATGAGGCTTTAGAAAGAAGGAGAAAAATATGA